AAGTTCCCTTCTCTGTCAAAGCACAATTCTTCAAAACCAAAACCGTATCGCCGCAACAGGAAATCCGCCTGGTACAGACGATGTTCTCGCCATGTTGAAGTAGGCGGCAGGTCTTCAAACGGTGTTCCTGCAATTGGCTGAAAAGCACTGTAATACACCCGAGCCAGTTTCATTTCCCGGTAAAGGAGCGAAGTGGTTTGCATGATTTCCCGGTCGGTCTCCCCACTCGCACCGACCACAAATTGAGTGGTAAAGTCAAAACGAGCCACTCTTTTATCCTTGAGGCACTTCAAATAACGCAATGTATTCCAGATATCTTCGAAATTCTTCTCAGGGGCAATGCATCGCAGGGCTGAAGGAGTTGGCGCCTCCAGATTCACCGACACCCTTGTGCTCAAGCGAACCGCCTCCTCAATGAAGTCAGCACTCACCTCAGGAAGAATCTTGAGGTGAATATACCCACGGAACTGCATCTTAAAGCGTAAGATTTCGACCACTTTCATCATTTCCGTCATGGTGCGGGCCGCGTCACGCTCCACTGCGGAACTCAGGAAAAGTCCCCGCACCATCCCCTGATGGTACAATGTGGCAAAAAGTCGCACCAGCTCTACAGCGGTAAAAGAAGCAGCTTCTTTGTGACACCGATCTACCCGGTTGACACAGTAAAAGCAGTTATGAATGCACCGATTGGAGAGAAGAATTTTCAAAACGTTCACCCGTTGCCCGTCCGGAAGGGTCACGGGATAAATCCAGTGACCCAGGGGGTGCTTGGTGCGCGATTCGCCTCCAAAGCAGGATCCACAGAGGTCAAAGCGTGCTCCATAACCCAAAATGGCTATTTTTTGACTCAACACTCTCTCATCCCTCTTGACCATGATGACCTCACCACAGATTTCCCAATTGTGCAAGCTCCTTCTTGAATTCGAAAATTCAAGAAGGTCACCTTTCTCTCCCCTAGCTCCCACCTTTCTTCCTTGAGGAGAGCGACTTGAACATCACCTCAAAGCCACACTACAGGGGAAAATACCCTTGGTAAAGGGATCAGCAATATCCAGCCAGTAATCCCTCTATAGTATAAACCATTCACATCAAAAGGACGAATCCTATCCCCGTTGAGCTGGAATAAAAACCATCTTTTCATGTTTCCTTTCTAATGATAAGATTCTATGAAGAGATACAGAAAGAGGAGGTCCACCAGTGAAGAAGTGGTTACCGTTTTTACTCATCGTTATCTCCCTAATCGGCTTTTTTACCTACCGAAGGTTTACTCCCCGAAAAGT
This region of Atribacterota bacterium genomic DNA includes:
- a CDS encoding radical SAM protein, with protein sequence MHNWEICGEVIMVKRDERVLSQKIAILGYGARFDLCGSCFGGESRTKHPLGHWIYPVTLPDGQRVNVLKILLSNRCIHNCFYCVNRVDRCHKEAASFTAVELVRLFATLYHQGMVRGLFLSSAVERDAARTMTEMMKVVEILRFKMQFRGYIHLKILPEVSADFIEEAVRLSTRVSVNLEAPTPSALRCIAPEKNFEDIWNTLRYLKCLKDKRVARFDFTTQFVVGASGETDREIMQTTSLLYREMKLARVYYSAFQPIAGTPFEDLPPTSTWREHRLYQADFLLRRYGFGFEELCFDREGNFPLTVDPKTSWAVRHPEFFPVEVNQAPFEALVRVPGIGPVSARKIMTIRVREPLTQPEALKALGIQVEKALPFVLFRGKRFTRGLQLSLL